In Desulfuromonas acetoxidans DSM 684, a genomic segment contains:
- a CDS encoding acylneuraminate cytidylyltransferase — protein MTDRGKVVAFIPVRGGSKSIPLKNVKSIAGKPLVQWVVEAACAAECIDAVYVSTDSPVISEIVEILQFPKLKVIGRSVETATDVASTESALLEFCNNYSFDKVFLVQATSPLVSSEDFDNAWKLFEDTCCDSLISVVRQKRFIWRESSPGNAESVNYDPFNRPRRQQFDGYLVENGAFYLSSREGILKSQCRISGEITCYEMDDETYYEIDEVSDWKIVEALLLNREGRKHDFSNIKMLVMDCDGVMTDAGMYYNEDGEAFKKFNTKDGKAVELLRGKGIQSAIVTGEETLFVKRRAEKVGIDFVFMGIKQKDKTLMNFARNIGISLNQIAYIGDDVNDLPAIKLCGVTACPMDASKEVRDCVDIVLDVKGGQGAVRAFADMILADG, from the coding sequence ATGACTGATAGAGGAAAAGTGGTTGCTTTTATCCCTGTTCGCGGAGGAAGCAAATCGATTCCCCTGAAAAATGTCAAATCGATTGCTGGAAAACCATTAGTTCAATGGGTTGTCGAGGCTGCTTGTGCGGCGGAGTGTATTGATGCAGTTTATGTGTCGACAGACTCTCCTGTTATTTCTGAGATTGTTGAGATATTGCAGTTTCCAAAACTAAAGGTCATTGGACGATCAGTCGAAACTGCCACAGATGTTGCTAGTACGGAATCTGCTCTTTTGGAGTTTTGTAATAATTATTCGTTTGACAAGGTTTTTTTAGTTCAAGCGACATCTCCTTTGGTGTCAAGTGAAGATTTTGACAATGCTTGGAAACTTTTCGAAGATACTTGCTGTGATTCACTCATCTCTGTTGTGCGGCAAAAGCGTTTTATCTGGAGAGAATCTTCTCCTGGAAATGCAGAATCTGTAAATTATGATCCGTTTAATCGCCCAAGGCGTCAGCAGTTTGATGGATATCTTGTAGAAAATGGAGCTTTTTATCTATCTTCAAGGGAGGGAATATTAAAGTCTCAATGTCGTATTTCTGGTGAGATTACCTGTTATGAAATGGATGATGAAACATATTATGAGATAGATGAAGTAAGTGATTGGAAAATTGTGGAAGCCCTTTTGTTAAATAGGGAAGGCAGAAAACATGACTTTTCGAATATCAAGATGCTTGTCATGGACTGCGATGGTGTCATGACTGATGCAGGGATGTACTACAATGAAGATGGTGAGGCATTTAAAAAATTCAACACCAAAGATGGGAAAGCTGTAGAGCTCCTTCGTGGGAAGGGTATCCAGTCTGCTATTGTTACAGGTGAAGAAACACTATTTGTTAAACGTAGGGCGGAAAAAGTGGGTATTGATTTTGTCTTTATGGGAATAAAACAAAAAGATAAAACCCTAATGAATTTTGCCCGCAATATCGGTATTTCATTGAATCAAATTGCTTATATTGGTGATGATGTGAATGATTTGCCTGCCATAAAGCTATGTGGTGTTACAGCATGTCCAATGGACGCCTCAAAAGAGGTGAGGGATTGTGTTGATATCGTTCTAGATGTAAAGGGAGGCCAGGGGGCCGTACGTGCATTTGCTGACATGATTTTGGCAGATGGCTAA
- a CDS encoding N-acetylneuraminate synthase family protein — protein MDKITVVAEVGCNHKGDMTIAKELIATAAIFCKVDAVKFQKRSNRELLTPEQYNTPHPNPMNSYGATYGEHREFLEFDQDQHRQLKQWCDELGVVYSCSVWDLTSAKEIAELEPKFIKIPSASNQHYEMLEYLCKHYDGEIHASVGMTTHQEEQALVRFFEKHGRAKDLVIYSCTSGYPVSFEDICLLEVTRLKEQFEQRVKAIGFSGHHLGIAADIGALTLGATYFERHFTLDRTWKGTDHAASLEPDGMRRLTRDLRNVSKSLRYKSAELLNVELPQRKKLKWGEYNKND, from the coding sequence ATGGATAAAATTACTGTTGTCGCTGAGGTCGGGTGTAATCATAAAGGTGATATGACTATTGCTAAGGAGCTGATAGCCACTGCAGCGATTTTTTGTAAAGTCGATGCAGTAAAATTCCAAAAAAGGAGCAATCGTGAATTGCTCACACCCGAACAGTATAATACACCACATCCTAACCCTATGAATTCTTATGGGGCAACTTATGGTGAACATAGAGAGTTTCTAGAGTTTGACCAAGACCAGCACCGGCAGTTGAAACAATGGTGCGATGAGCTTGGTGTTGTTTATTCGTGTTCTGTTTGGGATTTGACTTCAGCAAAAGAGATTGCCGAGTTAGAACCTAAGTTTATTAAAATTCCATCGGCTTCCAACCAGCATTATGAAATGTTGGAATACCTTTGCAAGCACTATGATGGAGAGATTCATGCTTCAGTTGGGATGACCACTCATCAGGAGGAACAGGCCTTGGTGCGATTTTTTGAAAAACATGGCCGTGCCAAGGATCTTGTCATTTATTCATGTACTTCTGGTTACCCTGTATCATTCGAAGATATTTGTTTGCTGGAGGTAACTCGTCTGAAAGAACAGTTTGAACAGCGAGTGAAGGCTATTGGCTTTTCCGGGCATCATCTTGGTATCGCAGCAGATATCGGGGCATTAACTTTAGGTGCAACCTATTTTGAGCGACATTTTACTTTGGATAGAACTTGGAAAGGAACGGATCACGCAGCATCTTTGGAGCCTGATGGTATGCGTCGGCTGACTCGTGATTTGCGCAATGTTTCAAAGTCTTTGAGATATAAATCTGCTGAGCTTCTCAATGTTGAATTGCCACAAAGAAAAAAGCTCAAGTGGGGAGAGTATAATAAAAATGACTGA
- a CDS encoding DUF6716 putative glycosyltransferase encodes MKINKLLICCRSDSFIKASIPVCNIFEHNSYRVEYLILTDNGVVDKEHLNDIGFSHHYISSDVKKIYDMNFISQFDAVMLSLKGNEINRILSRLSDVYPADVQRPVFFGGYCGIVYEKFSMGLLFRQPLDIFFVNSKYDYELFCKLLSDYKVSDSSNITLTGLPLLDLSFKQNNPSPHDNKKNVLFAGQPTVPETLSERASLVYSLFKYCEKYPERTVYFKPRHRLNQDSVHKTVFHYQKIVECLSRKHEIPQNFMLTYDPIVDLLDMVDLCLTVSSTAAFEAVNKGVHVGFLMDFGIREDYGTNYFAASGCAMTFTDLLDDRMVEPDRSWWDNHFLSDGKNSFRVFQEVDSLVNDVSGEARTFPFRYNHLKAITKSYCDFIEQDLSLGYKSIVKNFLLKVYYFLKIKGFIE; translated from the coding sequence TTGAAAATAAATAAACTTTTAATATGTTGTCGGTCTGATAGTTTTATTAAAGCAAGTATTCCAGTCTGCAATATTTTCGAACATAATTCATACCGCGTTGAGTATTTAATACTTACGGATAACGGTGTTGTAGATAAAGAGCACCTTAATGATATTGGGTTCAGTCACCACTATATATCCAGTGATGTAAAAAAAATTTACGATATGAATTTTATAAGTCAATTTGACGCTGTCATGTTGAGTCTAAAAGGCAATGAAATAAACCGAATTCTTTCTCGGTTGTCGGATGTCTATCCTGCTGATGTTCAGAGACCTGTTTTTTTTGGAGGGTATTGTGGCATTGTATATGAAAAGTTCTCAATGGGATTACTTTTTCGGCAACCGCTAGATATTTTCTTTGTTAACTCAAAGTATGATTATGAGTTGTTTTGTAAGTTGTTATCGGATTACAAAGTGTCTGATAGTAGCAATATAACCCTTACAGGGTTGCCGTTGTTGGATTTAAGCTTTAAACAAAATAACCCTAGTCCTCATGATAATAAAAAAAATGTTTTATTTGCGGGACAACCAACAGTTCCTGAAACTTTGTCTGAGAGAGCTAGTTTGGTTTACTCATTGTTTAAATACTGTGAAAAATATCCTGAAAGAACAGTATACTTTAAGCCACGTCATCGTCTTAATCAAGATTCCGTCCATAAGACGGTTTTTCATTATCAGAAGATAGTTGAATGTCTTTCAAGAAAACACGAGATCCCTCAGAATTTTATGCTCACTTATGATCCAATTGTCGATCTATTAGATATGGTTGATCTTTGTTTGACTGTGAGTTCTACTGCAGCATTTGAGGCAGTAAATAAGGGCGTCCATGTCGGGTTTCTAATGGATTTCGGTATCCGTGAAGATTATGGAACCAATTATTTCGCAGCTAGTGGTTGTGCTATGACATTCACAGATTTGTTAGATGATCGTATGGTCGAACCAGATCGTTCATGGTGGGACAACCACTTTTTGTCTGATGGAAAGAATTCTTTTCGAGTTTTTCAAGAGGTAGATTCTTTGGTTAATGATGTTTCAGGAGAGGCTAGGACTTTTCCGTTTCGCTATAATCATCTAAAGGCAATTACTAAATCATACTGTGATTTCATTGAGCAGGATTTATCTTTAGGATATAAATCTATTGTTAAAAACTTTCTTCTTAAAGTTTATTATTTTCTAAAAATTAAGGGTTTTATTGAATAG
- the pilB gene encoding type IV-A pilus assembly ATPase PilB encodes MATNRLGELLVRSNLLTEDQVSKAIGEQKMNKERFVATLIRLKYISEDDLAAFLSRQYGAPAINLAEFEVDTDVVKLISADVVQKYHLVPINRAGSTLIVAMSDPSNIFAIDDIKFMTGHNVEVVVATESAIKDAIDRYYDQSASLADVMGDLDDIDLEVIDDDDQVDLNELQMATEEAPVVKLVNLILTDAIKKGASDIHIEPYEKSFRVRYRIDGVLYEVMKPPIKLKNAITSRIKILSEMDIAERRLPQDGRIKIKLPGGKDMDYRVNCLPTLFGEKICLRLLDKSNLQLDMTKLGYEEESLKWFKQEISKPFGMVLVTGPTGSGKTVSLYSALGELNKTTENISTAEDPVEFNFAGINQVQMHEEIGLNFASALRAFLRQDPDIIMIGEIRDFETAEIGVKAALTGHLVLSTLHTNDAPSTINRLLNMGIEPFLVASAVNLITAQRLGRRLCSECKEVEEVSKQALLDAGVAPDEVDDFVCYKGKGCSNCNDSGYKGRVGIYQVMPMFDEIREMVLAGANTAEIKRESMRLGVRTMRQAALKTLKEGVTSFEEVIRCTVADD; translated from the coding sequence ATGGCAACTAATCGGTTAGGGGAACTGCTGGTTCGCAGTAACCTGTTGACGGAAGATCAGGTCAGCAAGGCGATCGGTGAACAAAAAATGAATAAGGAACGGTTCGTTGCAACATTGATCCGTTTGAAATATATCAGTGAAGATGACCTTGCTGCATTTTTGTCACGTCAGTATGGCGCACCGGCGATCAACCTTGCTGAATTTGAAGTCGATACCGATGTCGTCAAGCTGATCTCTGCTGATGTCGTCCAAAAATATCATCTGGTTCCCATCAATCGAGCCGGTTCCACTCTGATTGTCGCCATGAGCGACCCCTCCAATATTTTCGCCATTGATGATATCAAGTTCATGACCGGTCACAATGTCGAGGTTGTGGTAGCAACGGAAAGTGCTATCAAAGACGCCATTGATCGTTATTACGACCAGTCGGCCTCCTTAGCCGATGTCATGGGTGATCTGGACGACATTGACCTTGAAGTTATTGATGATGATGATCAGGTTGACCTTAATGAACTGCAGATGGCCACGGAAGAGGCCCCGGTCGTTAAGCTGGTTAATCTGATTCTTACTGATGCCATCAAAAAAGGGGCATCCGATATTCATATTGAGCCCTATGAAAAATCCTTCCGTGTCCGTTATCGGATTGACGGTGTGCTTTATGAGGTGATGAAGCCGCCGATCAAACTGAAGAACGCCATCACCTCTCGGATCAAAATTCTGTCTGAGATGGATATTGCCGAGCGGCGTCTTCCGCAAGACGGCCGAATTAAGATCAAACTGCCTGGTGGTAAAGACATGGACTACCGGGTTAATTGTCTGCCGACATTGTTTGGCGAAAAAATCTGTCTGCGACTTCTTGATAAGTCCAATCTGCAATTGGATATGACCAAGCTGGGTTATGAAGAGGAATCTCTTAAATGGTTCAAGCAGGAGATTAGCAAGCCGTTCGGCATGGTTCTGGTTACTGGTCCGACGGGGAGTGGTAAAACTGTTTCGCTGTACTCAGCGCTTGGCGAACTGAACAAAACCACGGAGAATATTTCAACGGCGGAAGACCCGGTCGAGTTTAACTTTGCCGGCATCAACCAAGTGCAGATGCACGAAGAGATCGGCCTCAACTTTGCCAGCGCGTTGCGCGCTTTTCTGCGTCAGGATCCTGATATCATCATGATTGGTGAGATCCGTGACTTTGAAACAGCGGAAATCGGTGTCAAGGCGGCCCTGACCGGTCACTTGGTACTTTCGACCCTGCATACGAACGATGCGCCCAGTACCATCAACCGCTTGTTGAATATGGGCATTGAACCTTTCCTGGTCGCTTCTGCCGTCAACCTGATTACCGCACAGCGCCTCGGCCGTCGACTGTGTTCAGAATGTAAAGAAGTTGAGGAGGTGTCCAAGCAGGCTCTTCTCGATGCCGGTGTTGCCCCTGACGAGGTGGATGATTTTGTCTGCTACAAAGGCAAAGGGTGCAGTAACTGCAACGATAGTGGTTACAAAGGGCGTGTTGGTATTTACCAAGTCATGCCGATGTTTGACGAAATCCGTGAAATGGTTTTAGCCGGAGCAAATACGGCTGAAATTAAGCGCGAATCCATGCGACTCGGCGTGCGAACCATGCGTCAGGCCGCCTTGAAGACGCTTAAGGAAGGCGTTACGTCTTTTGAAGAGGTGATCCGTTGTACCGTGGCCGATGATTGA